One window of Solwaraspora sp. WMMA2056 genomic DNA carries:
- a CDS encoding UdgX family uracil-DNA binding protein (This protein belongs to the uracil DNA glycosylase superfamily, members of which act in excision repair of DNA. However, it belongs more specifically to UdgX branch, whose founding member was found to bind uracil in DNA (where it does not belong), without cleaving it, appears to promote DNA repair by a pathway involving RecA, rather than base excision.): protein MTTQQTTTGADRYVPTDAADLAALRSAAAGCRGCELHRDASQMVFGRGAPDARVVMVGEQPGDVEDQQGLPFVGPAGRLLRRAVDDAAIPVDQIYLTNAVKHFRFELRGRRRIHQTPDRVHIAACRPWLVAEFAKLRPRVIVVLGATAGQALLGPSFRVTRSRGVPMPWPDSAQRVGDFPDAPAELVATIHPSAVLRADDRDVAYRGLVADLTVAGRLLTRGHP, encoded by the coding sequence GTGACCACACAGCAGACCACGACGGGCGCGGACCGCTACGTTCCCACGGACGCCGCCGACCTCGCCGCCCTGCGCAGCGCCGCCGCCGGTTGCCGGGGCTGCGAACTGCACCGGGACGCCAGCCAAATGGTCTTCGGCCGGGGCGCGCCCGACGCCCGGGTGGTGATGGTCGGCGAACAGCCCGGCGACGTCGAGGACCAGCAGGGTCTGCCGTTCGTCGGCCCGGCCGGCCGGTTGCTGCGCCGCGCGGTCGACGACGCGGCGATCCCGGTCGACCAGATCTACCTGACCAACGCGGTCAAACACTTCCGGTTCGAGCTGCGCGGTCGACGGCGGATCCATCAGACGCCGGACCGGGTGCACATCGCCGCCTGCCGACCCTGGCTGGTCGCGGAGTTCGCGAAGCTGCGTCCGCGCGTGATCGTGGTGCTCGGCGCGACCGCCGGGCAGGCCCTGCTCGGTCCGTCCTTCCGGGTCACCCGTTCGCGTGGGGTGCCGATGCCCTGGCCGGACTCGGCCCAGCGGGTCGGGGACTTCCCGGACGCGCCGGCCGAGCTGGTGGCCACCATCCACCCCTCGGCCGTGCTGCGGGCCGACGACCGCGACGTCGCCTACCGGGGGCTGGTCGCCGACCTCACCGTCGCCGGGCGGCTGCTGACCCGGGGACATCCGTGA
- a CDS encoding aminotransferase class I/II-fold pyridoxal phosphate-dependent enzyme — protein sequence MAVRYQPSGSTAIEIAASVEAGVRTGELAAGDPLPAVRSLAAALGVSPATVARAYQTLRHRGIVDAAGRRGTRIRPRPPVAGPRSAPRPGPPPGGLDLSTGEPDRRLLPGLAGPLAEVARKLAGDGATAGYADAGVLPEVTALATERLAEVGLPPGALTLTSGALDGLERLLTSHLRPGDRVAVEDPGWADLLDLVAALGLTAVPMPVDDSGPTDAGLRQALTAGAAAVVVTTRAQNPTGAVLGPHRAAALRATLRSGPDVLLIEDDHAAELSDAAPQVLAGASRRWAFLRSASKPYGPDLRVAVLAGDEATVGRVVGRARIGAGWVSTVLQRLLAELWRDREVAATVAAAGTAYRHRRQTLRATLTRLGVASHGDSGLNVWIPVPDELHAVTTLHAAGYCVSPGSRHRLRSAPGIRVTVSSLDDPAVPALAAAIAQAATVGQVRTPAHRPGVGR from the coding sequence GTGGCAGTACGTTATCAGCCGAGCGGATCCACCGCCATCGAGATCGCCGCCAGCGTCGAAGCGGGCGTACGTACCGGCGAACTTGCCGCCGGCGACCCGCTGCCGGCGGTCCGGAGCCTGGCCGCCGCGCTCGGGGTCAGCCCCGCCACGGTCGCCCGGGCGTACCAGACACTGCGGCACCGCGGCATCGTCGACGCCGCCGGTCGCCGCGGCACCCGGATCCGGCCCCGGCCGCCGGTCGCCGGACCCCGGTCCGCCCCACGACCCGGCCCACCACCCGGCGGGCTCGACCTGTCCACCGGCGAACCCGACCGCCGACTGCTGCCCGGCCTCGCCGGACCGCTGGCCGAGGTGGCCCGGAAACTGGCCGGCGACGGTGCCACCGCCGGCTACGCCGACGCCGGCGTACTCCCCGAAGTCACCGCGCTGGCCACCGAGCGCCTCGCCGAGGTCGGCCTGCCGCCCGGAGCCCTCACCCTCACCAGCGGTGCCCTCGACGGCCTGGAACGCCTCCTGACCAGCCACCTGCGGCCGGGCGACCGGGTGGCGGTGGAGGACCCCGGCTGGGCGGACCTGCTCGACCTGGTCGCCGCCCTCGGCCTCACCGCGGTGCCGATGCCGGTCGACGACTCCGGCCCGACCGACGCCGGCCTGCGTCAGGCACTGACCGCCGGCGCGGCCGCCGTCGTGGTCACCACCCGCGCCCAGAACCCGACCGGCGCGGTCCTCGGCCCGCACCGGGCGGCGGCTCTGCGCGCCACCCTGCGGTCCGGCCCGGACGTCCTGCTCATCGAGGACGACCACGCCGCCGAGCTCTCCGACGCCGCGCCGCAGGTGCTGGCCGGGGCCAGCCGGCGGTGGGCCTTCCTCCGCTCGGCCAGCAAACCGTACGGGCCAGACCTGCGGGTGGCGGTGCTCGCTGGCGACGAGGCCACCGTCGGCCGGGTCGTCGGCCGGGCCCGCATCGGCGCCGGCTGGGTCTCCACCGTGCTGCAGCGGCTGCTCGCCGAGCTGTGGCGCGACCGCGAGGTCGCCGCGACGGTGGCGGCGGCCGGTACGGCGTACCGGCACCGCCGGCAAACACTGCGCGCCACGCTGACCCGGCTCGGCGTCGCCAGCCACGGCGACAGCGGGTTGAACGTGTGGATCCCCGTCCCCGACGAGCTGCACGCCGTCACCACCCTGCACGCCGCCGGCTACTGCGTCTCCCCGGGTTCGCGGCACCGGCTGCGCAGCGCGCCCGGCATCCGGGTCACGGTCAGCAGCCTCGACGACCCGGCCGTCCCCGCACTGGCGGCCGCGATCGCACAGGCGGCCACAGTCGGGCAGGTCCGTACACCGGCGCACAGGCCGGGTGTCGGGCGGTGA
- the leuE gene encoding leucine efflux protein LeuE gives MAGVLGITDIWTYVLGTVAIILLPGPNSLFVLSTAARRGVRYGYRAAGGVFLGDTVLMVLSAAGVASLLKTHPTLFTVIKYAGAGYLTYVGFTMLRGAWRRWRRRDDPQAPRLVDAAEPAAVRHPFRRATVISLLNPKAILFFVSFFIQFVDPAYPYPALSFLLLGLIAQLFSVVYLTVLIFTGTYLAMQFRQRRRLAAAVTSGIGALFLGFGVKLATASAGAA, from the coding sequence ATGGCCGGCGTGCTGGGCATCACCGACATCTGGACCTACGTCCTCGGTACCGTGGCGATCATCCTGCTGCCGGGACCGAACTCGCTGTTCGTTCTCTCCACCGCCGCACGTCGGGGCGTACGCTACGGCTACCGGGCCGCCGGGGGTGTGTTCCTCGGTGACACGGTGCTGATGGTGCTCTCCGCCGCCGGGGTCGCCTCGCTGCTCAAGACCCACCCGACCCTCTTCACGGTGATCAAGTACGCGGGGGCGGGATACCTCACGTACGTCGGATTCACGATGCTGCGGGGGGCCTGGCGACGGTGGCGTCGACGCGACGACCCGCAGGCGCCCCGACTGGTGGACGCCGCCGAGCCGGCCGCGGTCCGGCACCCGTTCCGCCGGGCGACCGTGATCAGCCTGCTCAACCCGAAGGCGATCCTGTTCTTCGTGTCGTTCTTCATCCAGTTCGTCGACCCGGCCTACCCGTACCCGGCGCTGTCGTTCCTGCTGCTCGGCCTGATCGCACAACTGTTCAGCGTGGTCTACCTGACCGTGCTGATCTTCACCGGCACGTACCTGGCGATGCAGTTCCGCCAGCGACGCCGGCTCGCCGCCGCCGTCACCAGCGGCATCGGCGCGCTCTTCCTCGGTTTCGGCGTCAAACTCGCCACCGCCAGCGCCGGCGCGGCCTGA
- a CDS encoding hemolysin family protein translates to MSTGWALLTSVLLLALNGFFVAAEFALVASKRYRLEQAAATGSRAARAAVDGSRELSLMLAGAQLGITVCTLGLGALAEPAVERLVAPWLEAAGLPYAASHLIAFLFALALVVFLHLVVGEMAPKSWAITHPERSALLLALPFRAFARVSRPILFGLNAIANAVLRVFRVEPQDQLAQVHGPEELRILLEQSREHGLLPPDQHELLAKMLQLERITVRDVMQPVEQVVAVARTDSADQVESASRGSGRSRLVVAGDAGDLIGIVHVRDAVLANAGGGAATAETLMSRPFTLPATATVTEAVAAMRADQVQLALVTNGAGADRPVGFVALEDLLEEVIGEFDDETDTAARGRRLR, encoded by the coding sequence ATGAGCACCGGCTGGGCGTTGCTGACCTCCGTACTGCTGCTGGCGCTGAACGGGTTCTTCGTGGCCGCCGAGTTCGCGTTGGTGGCCAGCAAGCGGTACCGGCTGGAGCAGGCGGCGGCGACCGGGTCGCGGGCGGCGCGGGCCGCCGTCGACGGCTCCCGGGAGCTGTCGTTGATGCTCGCCGGGGCCCAGCTCGGCATCACGGTCTGCACCCTCGGGCTGGGGGCGCTGGCCGAGCCGGCGGTCGAGCGGCTGGTCGCGCCCTGGCTGGAGGCGGCCGGCCTGCCGTACGCCGCCAGTCACCTGATCGCGTTCCTGTTCGCCCTGGCGCTGGTGGTCTTCCTGCACCTGGTGGTGGGGGAGATGGCCCCGAAGTCGTGGGCGATCACCCATCCCGAGCGGTCGGCGTTGCTGCTGGCCCTGCCGTTCCGGGCCTTCGCCCGGGTCTCCCGGCCGATCCTGTTCGGATTGAACGCGATCGCCAACGCCGTACTGCGGGTGTTCCGGGTCGAGCCGCAGGACCAGCTGGCCCAGGTGCACGGCCCGGAGGAGCTGCGGATCCTGCTGGAGCAGTCCCGCGAACACGGGCTGCTCCCGCCCGACCAGCATGAACTGCTGGCGAAGATGCTCCAGCTGGAGCGGATCACGGTGCGCGACGTGATGCAGCCGGTGGAGCAGGTCGTCGCCGTGGCCCGCACGGACTCCGCAGATCAGGTCGAGTCGGCGTCGCGGGGCAGCGGGCGGTCCCGGCTGGTCGTCGCCGGCGACGCCGGTGACCTGATCGGCATCGTGCACGTACGGGACGCGGTGCTGGCCAACGCCGGCGGTGGGGCCGCGACGGCGGAGACCCTGATGAGCCGGCCGTTCACCTTGCCGGCGACCGCCACGGTGACCGAGGCCGTCGCCGCGATGCGCGCCGACCAGGTCCAGCTGGCGTTGGTCACCAACGGTGCGGGCGCCGACCGGCCGGTCGGGTTCGTGGCGTTGGAGGACCTGTTGGAGGAGGTCATCGGCGAGTTCGACGACGAGACGGACACCGCCGCCCGGGGGCGTCGGCTGCGCTGA
- a CDS encoding hemolysin family protein, whose translation MLIAFGLLLIVVLTVATGYFVAQEFGYVAVDRGRLRTLADQGDQAAARALRVTSRLSFMLSGAQLGITVTALLVGYVAEPYLGAGLSELLGGVGVPAAASLTLSIALALVISTVVQMVLGELAPKNLALARAESLARALSRSTLIYLAVAGPLIRMFDIAANRLLRRVGIDPIEELPSGATAEDLGQIIAESRQEGHLDSAMSTLLDRGLHFRQLTAGEAMVPRVDVHTVRVDAPVTDLVELLATGHSRFPVHGSDGVDDVVGIASIADVLTVAPPERASTTVAAVMVPPLLVPETLPLPAVLDRLRKGHRQLACVVDEYGGFAGVISLEDIAEELVGPIRDEDDPEEPTPTRQADGSWLVPARWRIDEVADTTGIGLPTAPEYDTLSGLVMRELGRVPEVGDRISIDLDEATAGNGHRAGQRAVLHVLTVDRHVPDSVRVEVIG comes from the coding sequence GTGCTGATCGCTTTCGGTCTGTTGCTGATCGTCGTGTTGACCGTGGCGACGGGCTACTTCGTCGCTCAGGAGTTCGGGTACGTCGCCGTCGACCGGGGCCGGCTGCGGACCCTGGCCGACCAGGGTGACCAGGCGGCGGCCCGGGCGCTGCGGGTGACCAGCCGGCTGTCGTTCATGCTCTCCGGTGCCCAGCTGGGCATCACGGTGACCGCCCTGCTGGTCGGCTACGTGGCCGAGCCGTACCTCGGTGCCGGCCTGTCCGAGCTGCTCGGTGGGGTCGGCGTACCGGCGGCTGCCAGCCTGACCCTGTCCATCGCCCTCGCACTGGTCATCTCCACGGTGGTGCAGATGGTCCTCGGTGAGCTGGCGCCGAAGAATCTCGCTCTGGCCCGCGCCGAATCGCTGGCCCGGGCACTGAGCCGGTCGACGTTGATCTACCTCGCGGTCGCCGGGCCGCTGATCCGGATGTTCGACATCGCCGCCAACCGGCTGCTGCGCCGGGTCGGCATCGACCCGATCGAGGAACTGCCCAGCGGTGCCACCGCCGAGGACCTCGGCCAGATCATCGCCGAGTCACGCCAGGAGGGGCACCTCGACTCGGCGATGTCGACACTGCTCGACCGGGGGCTGCACTTCCGGCAGCTCACCGCCGGGGAGGCGATGGTGCCCCGGGTCGACGTGCACACCGTACGGGTCGACGCCCCGGTCACCGACCTGGTCGAGCTGCTGGCCACCGGCCATTCCCGGTTCCCCGTGCACGGCTCCGACGGCGTCGACGACGTCGTCGGGATCGCCAGCATCGCCGACGTGCTCACCGTCGCGCCGCCCGAGCGCGCGAGCACCACGGTCGCCGCCGTGATGGTCCCGCCGCTGCTGGTGCCGGAGACCCTGCCGCTGCCCGCCGTGCTGGACCGGCTGCGCAAGGGCCACCGGCAGCTGGCCTGCGTGGTCGACGAGTACGGCGGGTTCGCCGGGGTGATCAGCCTGGAGGACATCGCCGAGGAGCTGGTCGGCCCGATCCGCGACGAGGACGACCCGGAGGAGCCCACGCCGACCCGGCAGGCCGACGGGTCCTGGCTGGTGCCGGCCCGGTGGCGCATCGACGAGGTCGCCGACACCACCGGCATCGGTCTGCCGACCGCCCCGGAGTACGACACCCTCTCGGGTCTGGTGATGCGGGAGCTGGGCCGGGTGCCCGAGGTCGGTGACCGGATCTCGATCGACCTCGACGAGGCGACCGCCGGCAACGGTCACCGGGCCGGCCAGCGCGCTGTGCTGCACGTGCTGACCGTGGACCGGCACGTCCCGGACTCGGTCCGGGTGGAGGTGATCGGATGA
- the mnhG gene encoding monovalent cation/H(+) antiporter subunit G yields MTAVVTVLSGVFLIGGALLSVAAAIGLLRFPDVASRMHAATKPQVLGLLLMLSGLALRLSSGTELATLVLVAVFQMMTAPVAAHIICRAAYRADLMRRDLLIVDEAAGIRDETPGRQPS; encoded by the coding sequence GTGACCGCTGTCGTGACCGTACTGTCCGGGGTGTTCCTGATCGGGGGCGCGCTGCTCAGCGTGGCGGCTGCCATCGGTCTGCTGCGGTTTCCCGACGTCGCGTCGCGGATGCACGCCGCGACCAAGCCTCAGGTGCTGGGTCTGCTGCTGATGCTCTCCGGCCTGGCGCTGCGGTTGTCCAGCGGTACGGAGCTGGCCACCCTGGTGTTGGTGGCGGTCTTCCAGATGATGACCGCGCCGGTGGCTGCCCACATCATCTGCCGGGCCGCCTACCGGGCCGACCTGATGCGCCGGGATCTGCTGATCGTCGACGAGGCGGCCGGGATCCGCGACGAGACGCCGGGCCGTCAGCCCAGCTGA
- a CDS encoding monovalent cation/H+ antiporter complex subunit F: MSAVAVVVAVALGTAALLAVGRIIRGPSLLDRVVAAEVLIAIIVGGIAAEAAINQHATTLPVLVVLSLLGFVGTVSIVRFVAARSAAVAAAERREEQ; this comes from the coding sequence ATGAGCGCGGTCGCCGTCGTGGTCGCCGTCGCGTTGGGTACGGCGGCCCTGCTGGCCGTCGGCCGGATCATCCGTGGCCCGTCCCTGCTGGACCGGGTCGTGGCCGCCGAGGTACTGATCGCGATCATCGTCGGTGGCATCGCCGCCGAGGCCGCCATCAACCAGCACGCCACCACCCTGCCGGTGCTGGTGGTGTTGTCGCTGCTCGGCTTCGTCGGCACGGTGAGCATCGTCCGGTTCGTGGCGGCCCGCTCGGCGGCGGTCGCGGCGGCCGAGCGTCGGGAGGAACAGTGA
- a CDS encoding Na+/H+ antiporter subunit E gives MSPVTKAARWRSQLIAVAALVALWNLFYGDLSVGNLIGGTLVALVVITVFPLPPVAFEGRVRPLAVLRFLGRFLIDLLVASAQVAWTAVRFGHVPRSAVIAVRLRVRTDLNLTLTAEALSLVPGSLVAEADPASGTLYVHVLDVRDVRDVERAREKVLALEARIVRAVGSADEVRQLDLPAPARGEVA, from the coding sequence ATGAGTCCCGTCACCAAGGCCGCCCGGTGGCGCAGCCAACTGATCGCCGTCGCCGCACTGGTGGCGCTCTGGAACCTGTTCTACGGTGACCTGTCGGTCGGCAACCTGATCGGCGGCACCCTGGTCGCGCTGGTGGTGATCACGGTGTTCCCGTTGCCGCCGGTGGCCTTCGAAGGGCGGGTCCGGCCGCTGGCCGTACTGCGCTTCCTCGGTCGGTTCCTGATCGACCTGTTGGTGGCCAGCGCCCAGGTGGCCTGGACCGCCGTCAGGTTCGGGCACGTGCCGCGCAGCGCGGTGATCGCGGTCCGGTTGCGGGTCCGCACGGATCTGAACCTGACGCTGACGGCGGAGGCGCTGTCGCTGGTGCCCGGCAGCCTGGTCGCCGAGGCCGACCCGGCCAGCGGCACGCTCTACGTCCACGTACTCGACGTGCGTGACGTGCGCGACGTCGAACGGGCCCGGGAGAAGGTGCTCGCGTTGGAAGCCCGGATCGTGCGCGCGGTCGGCTCGGCCGACGAGGTCCGCCAACTCGACCTGCCGGCACCGGCGAGAGGAGAGGTCGCATGA